The Magnetospirillum sp. genome includes a region encoding these proteins:
- a CDS encoding DUF2244 domain-containing protein: METPQLDLVLKPHRSLPPRGFFWVMALLAGASFAAGAVFASMGAWPVLPFLGLDVLLVWFAFKANYAGARAREHITLYGDRLEILSVDSWGRKQRRTLEPYWLNVESGEEVALRSHGKRTIVGAFLDQQARADLARTLADALAAWRRGPSVQSPNTSRIE, from the coding sequence ATGGAAACGCCCCAGCTCGATCTCGTTTTGAAGCCGCACCGCTCGCTGCCCCCGCGCGGGTTTTTCTGGGTGATGGCGCTGTTGGCCGGTGCGAGCTTTGCGGCAGGGGCCGTGTTCGCCTCGATGGGCGCTTGGCCCGTGCTGCCGTTTCTGGGCCTCGACGTGCTGCTCGTGTGGTTTGCGTTCAAGGCGAACTATGCCGGTGCGCGCGCACGCGAACACATCACGCTCTACGGCGACCGGCTCGAGATCCTTTCGGTCGACAGTTGGGGCCGCAAACAGCGACGCACGCTCGAGCCCTATTGGCTCAATGTCGAATCAGGCGAAGAAGTGGCGCTGCGCAGCCACGGAAAGCGCACGATCGTGGGCGCTTTTCTCGACCAACAGGCGCGCGCAGATCTTGCGCGCACGCTCGCCGACGCATTGGCGGCGTGGCGTCGGGGCCCCAGCGTTCAGAGTCCCAACACGTCGCGCATCGAGTAG